The bacterium genome includes a window with the following:
- the istB gene encoding IS21-like element helper ATPase IstB, translated as MNPQLAANLRHLRLSGMVQTLPARVQQARGADLDCLEFLELLVQDELARRSDRLFARRLKQAGIAAPKDFSDFDWSFNPKIPRGRLLDLATARFVAEKRGVLLIGPPGIGKTHAALAISVGAIRAGHRVLVRSVFDLAGDFAEATAASQRRELVQALRRVDLLVIEDFGMKRLAPGASEDLLEVFVRRHETGSTLITTNRPTEDWGAFLNDVPAATAILDRFLSRAEIIRMQGRSRRMHERATAAATAAQD; from the coding sequence GTGAACCCGCAACTCGCCGCGAACCTGCGTCATCTGCGCCTGTCCGGGATGGTGCAGACGCTGCCCGCCCGCGTCCAGCAGGCGCGCGGCGCCGACCTCGACTGTCTCGAATTCCTCGAGCTGCTGGTGCAGGACGAGCTCGCGCGGCGGTCCGACCGGCTGTTTGCGCGGCGGCTCAAGCAGGCGGGGATCGCGGCGCCGAAGGACTTCTCGGACTTCGACTGGTCCTTCAACCCGAAGATCCCGCGCGGCCGGCTGCTGGATCTCGCGACGGCGCGCTTCGTCGCCGAGAAGCGCGGCGTGCTCCTGATCGGGCCGCCTGGGATCGGCAAGACGCACGCCGCGCTCGCGATCTCGGTCGGCGCGATCCGGGCCGGCCACCGCGTGCTCGTGCGCAGCGTCTTCGACCTCGCCGGCGACTTCGCGGAGGCGACGGCGGCGAGCCAGCGCCGGGAACTGGTGCAGGCGCTCCGGCGCGTCGATCTGCTCGTGATCGAGGACTTCGGGATGAAGCGGCTCGCGCCCGGCGCGTCGGAGGACCTGCTCGAGGTCTTCGTCCGCCGCCACGAGACCGGCTCGACGCTGATCACGACGAACCGCCCCACGGAGGACTGGGGCGCGTTTCTGAACGACGTGCCCGCCGCCACGGCGATCCTCGACCGCTTCCTCTCGCGGGCCGAGATCATCCGCATGCAGGGCCGCAGCCGCCGGATGCACGAGCGGGCGACGGCCGCCGCGACGGCCGCCCAGGACTGA